The Ananas comosus cultivar F153 unplaced genomic scaffold, ASM154086v1, whole genome shotgun sequence genome has a window encoding:
- the LOC109705701 gene encoding protein RKD5-like isoform X2 has product MEPEAPLNETHQSASEIEMPIKKGRATTKHVANIALSDIVKYFNLPIVEASRNLKIGLTVLKRKCREFGIPRWPHRKIKSLDSLIHDLQEEVHQQEKENKVAAVKAVTKRQRMLESEKEAIEKSPFMELERETKRFRQDVFKRRHRAKDLKKKCP; this is encoded by the exons ATGGAACCTGAAGCACCTTTAAATGAAACCCACCAAAGTGCCTCTg AAATTGAAATGCCCATCAAGAAGGGGAGAGCAACAACAAAACATGTAGCCAACATTGCTTTATCCGATATTGTTAAGTACTTCAATCTGCCTATCGTCGAAGCTTCGAGAAATTTGAAGATCGGGCTCACCGTGCTGAAGAGAAAATGCAGAGAATTCGGAATACCTCGCTGGCCTCACCGGAAAATTAAGTCTCTCGACTCTCTCATACATGATCTCCAG GAGGAGGTTCATCAGCAGGAGAAAGAAAACAAAGTTGCTGCTGTAAAAGCAGTTACTAAGCGGCAACGGATGCTCGAAAGCGAAAAAGAAGCTATTGAGAAGAGCCCTTTCATGGAGTTAGAGAGGGAAACCAAAAGGTTCAGGCAAGATGTTTTCAAAAGAAGACACAGAGCGAAAGATCTAAAGAAGAAATGCCCATGA
- the LOC109705701 gene encoding protein RKD5-like isoform X1, protein MNIDSEGIPHSMEPEAPLNETHQSASEIEMPIKKGRATTKHVANIALSDIVKYFNLPIVEASRNLKIGLTVLKRKCREFGIPRWPHRKIKSLDSLIHDLQEEVHQQEKENKVAAVKAVTKRQRMLESEKEAIEKSPFMELERETKRFRQDVFKRRHRAKDLKKKCP, encoded by the exons ATGAACATTGATTCAGAGGGTATTCCACATTCTATGGAACCTGAAGCACCTTTAAATGAAACCCACCAAAGTGCCTCTg AAATTGAAATGCCCATCAAGAAGGGGAGAGCAACAACAAAACATGTAGCCAACATTGCTTTATCCGATATTGTTAAGTACTTCAATCTGCCTATCGTCGAAGCTTCGAGAAATTTGAAGATCGGGCTCACCGTGCTGAAGAGAAAATGCAGAGAATTCGGAATACCTCGCTGGCCTCACCGGAAAATTAAGTCTCTCGACTCTCTCATACATGATCTCCAG GAGGAGGTTCATCAGCAGGAGAAAGAAAACAAAGTTGCTGCTGTAAAAGCAGTTACTAAGCGGCAACGGATGCTCGAAAGCGAAAAAGAAGCTATTGAGAAGAGCCCTTTCATGGAGTTAGAGAGGGAAACCAAAAGGTTCAGGCAAGATGTTTTCAAAAGAAGACACAGAGCGAAAGATCTAAAGAAGAAATGCCCATGA
- the LOC109705684 gene encoding rubber cis-polyprenyltransferase HRT2-like has translation MELAFGRRDDHDREKRRPWVMDGCFIRVLSYSPMPRHIAFILDGNRQYAKKWNFTDGEIYQRGFCNLMSILRYCCEMGVEFVTVFAFSIDNFKRKPTEVQLVMDLVKEKMDAIIEDMNTVNDLDVRIKFLGRLTLLDESMRKAAEKLMAMTAKNKRLVVFVCLCYTSTDEIMHGVEGLWEEAKNNKGREKIANGLITAGDLEQKMYFANHPAPDILIRTAGETRLSNFLLWQTAFCLLYTPRCLWPELTFWHLVWAVLLYQRKYAYLEKITKRMCGFGVLLCQEHKKQIYSIYKVTLILLLKGGRSMVVESTCGGIEPKKSI, from the exons ATGCTTCATCCGAGTGCTCTCCTACAGCCCAATGCCGCGCCACATAGCGTTCATACTCGACGGCAATCGCCAGTACGCCAAAAAGTGGAACTTCACGGATGGTGAGATTTATCAGAGAGGATTCTGCAATCTCATGTCGATTCTCAGATACTGCTGTGAGATGGGTGTAGAGTTTGTGACCGTCTTTGCGTTCAGCATCGACAACTTCAAACGAAAGCCTACAGAG GTGCAACTCGTTATGGATCTAGTCAAGGAGAAGATGGATGCGATCATTGAGGACATGAACACCGTGAACGACTTGGATGTAAGAATCAAATTCCTCGGTAGATTGACTCTACTGGATGAATCCATGAGAAAAGCAGCAGAGAAGCTGATGGCCATGACCGCGAAGAACAAGAGGCTGGTGGTCTTTGTATGCCTCTGCTACACTTCAACCGACGAGATTATGCACGGTGTCGAAGGATTGTGGGAGGAAGCTAAAAATAACAAGGGAAGAGAGAAGATTGCGAATGGGCTAATCACAGCGGGCGATTTAGAGCAAAAGATGTACTTCGCGAATCACCCGGCACCAGACATACTGATCAGGACTGCAGGGGAGACGCGGCTGAGTAATTTTCTTCTTTGGCAGACGGCGTTCTGCTTGTTGTACACGCCGCGTTGCCTGTGGCCGGAATTGACCTTTTGGCACTTGGTTTGGGCTGTACTGCTGTATCAAAGGAAGTACGCATACTTGGAGAAGATTACGAAGAGGATGTGCGGTTTTGGTGTACTGCTATGTCAAGAACATAAGAAACAGATATATTCAATTTATAAAGTAACTCTTATTCTTCTACTAAAAGGAGGAAGGAGCATGGTCGTAGAGTCAACTTGTGGGGgaattgaaccaaaaaaaagcaTTTGA
- the LOC109705697 gene encoding probable serine/threonine-protein kinase PBL21, with protein sequence MGCFPCISARRREKNNRIEDSAGARSNSRFLVDSSENGRKEPLISGERNGCARSFTFKDLAIATQNFKEANLIGAGGFGRVFKGRIDSGKVVAIKQLNREGLQGSKEFLVEILMLIMLQHPNLVSLIGYCAEGDERLLVYEYMPKGSLEDQLFDLTPAKEPLDWNTRMKIAVGAAKGLTYLHDVANPPVIYRDMKAANILLDDEFNPKLSDFGLAKVAPVGDRTHVSTRVMGTYGYCAPDYVLSGKLTLKSDIYSFGVLLLELITGRRIYDASKVGAEQNLLTWSRPFLNDRRRFSQLADPTLQGRYPPRAFHQLVVITSMCLQEQPHVRPIIGDVVVALNHVQSQPYILEPTSNTTSSPSRAPSPRSAETPSRRRRGRRGSPFD encoded by the exons ATGGGTTGCTTTCCTTGTATTAGCGCTCGGCGTAGGGAGAAGAACAATAGAATTGAGGATAGCGCCGGCGCTCGATCGAATTCTCGCTTCCTCGTCGACTCCTCTG AGAATGGGAGAAAGGAGCCATTAATTAGCGGGGAAAGGAACGGCTGCGCCCGGAGCTTCACATTTAAGGATCTCGCGATCGCCACGCAAAATTTTAAAGAGGCCAATTTGATCGGAGCCGGGGGTTTTGGTAGGGTTTTCAAAGGTCGCATCGATTCGGGAAAG GTGGTGGCGATCAAACAACTTAATAGGGAGGGGCTCCAAGGGAGCAAAGAGTTTCTTGTTGAGATCCTCATGCTGATCATGCTGCAGCATCCAAATCTCGTTAGCTTAATCGGGTATTGCGCAGAGGGAGATGAGAGGCTCTTGGTGTATGAGTACATGCCCAAGGGAAGCCTAGAAGATCAGTTATTTG ATTTGACCCCTGCCAAAGAACCACTTGATTGGAATACACGGATGAAGATTGCTGTCGGTGCTGCAAAAGGTCTTACATATCTGCACGATGTAGCAAATCCGCCTGTGATTTACCGCGACATGAAGGCTGCAAATATTTTGCTGGACGATGAGTTCAATCCCAAGCTCTCTGATTTCGGACTTGCTAAAGTTGCACCTGTCGGCGACAGGACACATGTTTCCACCAGGGTGATGGGAACTTATGGTTACTGCGCACCTGATTATGTACTGAGTGGTAAGCTGACTCTCAAGTCTGATATATATAGCTTTGGGGTGCTTTTGTTAGAGTTAATCACTGGGCGAAGGATTTACGATGCATCAAAGGTCGGAGCAGAACAGAATTTATTGACATGG TCGCGCCCTTTCCTCAACGACAGGAGGAGGTTCTCACAACTGGCTGACCCCACGCTGCAAGGCCGGTACCCACCACGTGCCTTCCACCAATTGGTCGTCATCACCTCAATGTGTCTCCAGGAGCAGCCCCATGTTCGCCCCATCATTGGAGACGTGGTTGTGGCCCTTAACCACGTCCAATCCCAGCCGTACATTCTTGAGCCCACCTCAAACACCACAAGTTCCCCTTCTCGTGCGCCTTCACCTCGTTCTGCTGAAACCCCGTCTAGAAGACGCAGAGGTAGAAGAGGCTCTCCATTCGATTAA